A section of the Oncorhynchus tshawytscha isolate Ot180627B linkage group LG09, Otsh_v2.0, whole genome shotgun sequence genome encodes:
- the nbr1b gene encoding next to BRCA1 gene 1 protein, translating into MDFYINLKVNFRGNAKNFLLSGSETKSWESMEAMVKRSFGLCNLQVTYFDEENEEVSINSQMEYEEALKSASRQGNRLHMNVYETRGQPTRVPAKASGGEPKRGFRPPQHCPTLAQVVSRKVQAAVPEQGMVIMKELKGTKEEDKTPPAWFTSYMEKFKDQVVREAVEKICREFSGQCCIHKPIGAEAQIPEVTSSTLPGGPSFTPACSSCRGQTAGGGYQCSVCTSCTLCEPCSFSHDPSHNLVRARTPLSIPEHGSPAPDHSRFYRRGDRSFRKAEKQRLKAEKRQLKAEVKEIRKQLKMERRGLQWSAAGDGSSSPVLLQPRATQANSPERPKRPCPLVVPAMTALFLDENLPDGTRLRPGTRFIKYWKMRNTGSVSWSSETKLKFMWGNLAVASGDRWREVAVPFLQPGQVGVVSVALCAPALEGSYTSHWRLAHGGEQFGPRVWCSIVVDPLAPAAMMADGVLVSPCVTPQGKNPLSTDKGGKSCAAASRDQALMSVDQGEREYYIPSVDLLTAQDLLSFELLDINIVQELESVPNNTPADMTPCISPLPHDGPLQEKPTLRLIQEEAEAHQAQGVTSIQPSQGLVPGAEGGRVPAQEEGEEDMSGTQFVCETVMRSLTLEEAPDHTPLCGNCPSKVVRPAAQGGSASSSLKGKGVEKRLEVRSEKTRDISPVAPALAPPQLAIPELMMPDEGLESDIESICMDARGDKDKGEDKGELTEGNRGARSRSSSASSEDYIIILPDCFDTSRPLGESMYSSALSQPGDAPDTPTDPDSQGRTTPEGEQDEAEETVSGSSSANDMLCTSQTLDAVPLTPVVVAPPRLNLALTPSLDSNDQTEAAAESLDRTEVYQKGESEDGSKQPDSPSASGDSEDHSEDPRHPGITGGLVKGALSVAASAYKALFTGQPGPVQPPVDGATQDTMMGVLVEMGFGDRPLNQRLLKKHNYNLLDVVNELVQMTDNDWYSTRY; encoded by the exons ATGGACTTCTACATCAATTTGAAGGTGAATTTCAGGGGGAATGCGAAGAATTTTCTCCTGTCAGGTTCGGAGACGAAGAGTTGGGAGTCAATGGAGGCCATG GTGAAAAGGTCCTTTGGCCTGTGTAATCTACAGGTTACTTAttttgatgaggaaaatgaggaG GTATCCATAAACAGCCAAA TGGAGTATGAGGAGGCATTAAAG AGTGCATCCAGGCAAGGGAACCGGCTGCACATGAATGTGTATGAGACCAGGGGTCAACCCACGCGTGTGCCGGCCAAGGCCAGTGGAGGGGAGCCCAAGAGAGGGTTCCGTCCCCCACAGCACTGCCCAACCCTGGCTCAGGTGGTGAGCCGGAAGGTCCAGGCTGCTGTCCCCGAACAGGGCATG GTGATCATGAAAGAACTAAAGGGGACCAAAGAGGAAGATAAGACACCTCCAGCATGGTTTACATCTTACATGGAGAAG TTCAAAGACCAAGTAGTGAGGGAGGCAGTGGAGAAGATCTGTCGGGAGTTCTCAGGCCAGTGCTGCATCCACAAGCCCATTGGGGCTGAGGCCCAGATCCCTGAGGtgacctcctccaccctgcctgGGGGTCCTAGTTTCACCCCTGCCTGCAGCAGCTGCCGGGGCCAGACCGCTGGGGGAGGATACCAGTGCAg TGTGTGTACGTCCTGCACACTGTGTGAGCCCTGCAGCTTCTCCCATGACCCCAGCCACAACCTGGTGAGAGCCAGAacacccctctctatccctgaGCATGGCTCACCAGCCCCAGACCACAGCAG GTTCTACCGGCGAGGGGACCGGAGCTTCCGGAAGGCGGAGAAGCAGCGTCTGAAGGCTGAGAAGCGTCAGCTGAAGGCGGAGGTAAAGGAGATCAGGAAGCAGCTGAAGATGGAAAGGAGGGGCCTGCAGTGGAGTGCCGCCGGTGACGGGAGCTCCTCCCCCGTCCTGCTCCAACCCAGGGCCACCCAGGCCAACAGCCCGGA GCGTCCCAAGCGGCCATGCCCTCTGGTGGTGCCAGCCATGACGGCCCTGTTCCTGGACGAGAACCTGCCTGATGGGACTCGTCTTCGCCCGGGCACCAGGTTCATCAAGTACTGGAAGATGAGAAACACTGGCAGCGTGAGTTGGAGCTCTGAAACCAAG CTGAAGTTCATGTGGGGGAATCTGGCGGTGGCGTCGGGTGACCGCTGGCGTGAGGTGGCTGTGCCTTTCCTGCAGCCAGGTCAGGTGGGCGTAGTAAGCGTGGCCCTATGCGCCCCGGCCCTAGAAGGCTCATACACCTCCCACTGGCGTCTGGCACATGGTGGGGAGCAGTTTGGCCCTCGCGTCTGGTGCAGCATTGTGGTGGACCCCCTGGCCCCTGCAGCCATGATGGCAGATGGCGTGCTGGTGTCACCCTGCGTCACCCCACAG GGGAAGAACCCCCTCTCCACAGATAAGGGTGGGAAGTCTTGTGCTGCAGCCTCTAGGGATCAAGCACTCATGTCAGTGGACCAAGGCGAACGAGAATACTACATTCCCTCTGTGGACCTGCTCACAGCCCAGGACTTACTCTCCTTTGAGCTGCTTGACATCAACATTGTTCAGGAACTAGAGAGCGTGCCCAACAACACCCCGGCAG ATATGACCCCGTGCATATCCCCATTGCCCCATGACGGTCCCCTGCAGGAGAAGCCCACCCTGCGTTTGATCCAGGAGGAAGCAGAGGCCCATCAGGCCCAGGGAGTCACAAGCATCCAGCCGTCTCAGGGCCTGGTGCCAGGGGCGGAGGGGGGCCGGGTTCCAgcccaggaggagggagaggaggatatgaGCGGGACTCAGTTTGTGTGTGAGACGGTGATGCGCTCGCTCACACTGGAGGAGGCCCCAGACCACACACCCCTGTGTGGGAACTGCCCCAGCAAAG TGGTCCGCCCAGCAGCCCAAGGTGGCTCCGCCTCCTCTTCTCTTAAAGGGAAAGGTGTTGAGAAGCGTTTGGAGGTGAGGTCGGAGAAAACCCGGGACATATCCCCCGTGGCCCCAGCCCTAGCACCACCCCAGCTGGCTATACCAGAGCTGATGATGCCAG ATGAGGGACTGGAGTCAGACATCGAGAGCATCTGCATGGACGCCAGAGGGGACAAAGACAAGGGCGAAGATAAAGGAGAGTTGACAGAGGGGAACAGGGGAGCCCGCAGCCGTTCCTCCTCGGCCTCATCCGAGGATTACATCATCATCCTCCCTGACTGCTTCGACACCAGCCGCCCGCTGGGAGAGTCCATGTACAGCTCCGCCCTCTCACAGCCTGGAGATGCCCCCGACACGCCCACAGACCCTGACAGCCAGGGCCGTACCACTCCCGAGGGGGAGCAAGATGAAGCAGAAGAGACTGTTTCAGGCTCCAGCAGCGCCAACGATATGCTGTGCACCTCCCAGACGTTGGACGCCGTGCCCCTAACCCCTGTGGTGGTGGCACCCCCTCGGCTCAACTTAGCTCTTACACCCAG CCTAGACAGCAATGATCAGACCGAGGCAGCAGCAGAGTCCCTGGACAGGACTGAGGTCTACCAGAAGGGAGAGTCAGAGGATG GTTCCAAGCAGCCAGACAGCCCATCTGCTTCTGGTGACTCAGAAGACCACTCCGAAGACCCTAG GCACCCAGGcatcactggaggcctggtgAAAGGAGCCCTGTCTGTCGCAGCATCCGCCTACAAGGCTCTGTTCACTGGGCAGCCTGGCCCAGTGCAG CCCCCAGTGGATGGAGCAACCCAGGACACCATGATGGGGGTGTTGGTGGAGATGGGCTTTGGTGACCGGCCGCTCAACCAGCGACTGCTGAAGAAACACAACTACAACCTGCTGGACGTGGTCAATGAACTGGTCCAGATGACCGACAATGACTGGTACTCCACCCGCtactga